A single Acidobacteriota bacterium DNA region contains:
- the sixA gene encoding phosphohistidine phosphatase SixA: MIEIYVMRHGIAADLGEGGVLKDADRPLTLEGRAKLKQAALGLCELGPKFNLIFTSPLLRARQTAEVVAEVLELQHKVKTLESLAPGRQFAQGEGGHAEIFLELGAYQFDRALLVGHMPDLSELTSYLLTGNRNLNVEYKKGALCCVEVSSLPPRGPGLLRWMLTPKQMRLMNKGK, encoded by the coding sequence TTGATCGAAATTTATGTGATGCGCCACGGCATTGCCGCCGATCTGGGCGAAGGCGGTGTGCTCAAAGATGCCGACCGACCGTTGACGCTGGAAGGGCGCGCCAAACTCAAACAAGCCGCGTTGGGCCTGTGCGAACTGGGGCCGAAATTCAATCTGATTTTCACCAGTCCACTATTGCGCGCACGCCAGACCGCCGAAGTCGTCGCCGAGGTTTTAGAACTGCAACACAAAGTCAAAACCCTGGAATCGCTCGCGCCGGGCCGCCAGTTCGCCCAGGGCGAAGGCGGGCACGCCGAAATCTTCCTCGAACTGGGCGCGTACCAATTCGACCGCGCCTTGCTGGTCGGCCACATGCCCGACTTGTCCGAACTGACATCGTACCTGCTGACGGGCAATCGCAATCTGAATGTCGAATACAAAAAAGGCGCGCTCTGTTGCGTCGAAGTGTCCAGCCTGCCGCCGCGCGGGCCGGGGCTGTTGCGTTGGATGCTGACGCCCAAACAAATGCGCCTGATGAACAAGGGGAAATAG
- a CDS encoding inorganic diphosphatase has product MNPWHEVELGEQAPEIFNAVIEIPIGSNVKYELDKKTGLLRVDRILFSSVHYPANYGFLPRTYCDDNDPLDVLVLGQVEVVPRCIMRAKAIGVMQMIDQNEEDDKIIAVHADDPEYRDYKDISELPEYKLKSVRRFFEDYKALENKQVKVERFMGRFDALNIIERSMKLYEDMKPQLIK; this is encoded by the coding sequence ATGAATCCCTGGCATGAAGTCGAACTCGGTGAGCAGGCCCCCGAAATTTTCAACGCGGTCATCGAAATTCCCATTGGCTCCAACGTCAAATACGAACTCGATAAAAAGACCGGCCTCTTGCGCGTAGATCGCATTCTCTTCAGCTCGGTGCATTACCCGGCCAATTACGGCTTCCTGCCGCGCACCTATTGCGACGACAACGACCCGCTGGACGTGCTCGTCTTGGGCCAGGTCGAAGTCGTCCCGCGTTGCATCATGCGCGCCAAAGCCATCGGCGTGATGCAGATGATTGATCAGAACGAAGAGGACGACAAAATCATCGCCGTCCACGCCGACGACCCCGAATACCGCGATTACAAAGACATCTCGGAACTGCCCGAATACAAGCTGAAATCGGTGCGGCGGTTTTTTGAGGATTACAAGGCGCTCGAAAACAAGCAGGTCAAGGTGGAGCGGTTTATGGGGCGCTTCGATGCGCTCAATATCATCGAGCGGAGCATGAAGCTGTACGAAGATATGAAGCCGCAACTCATCAAATAA
- a CDS encoding sigma-70 family RNA polymerase sigma factor: protein MLTETPRAEAAPGAVTQLLLQWHNGDQAAFDQLFPLVYEDLRRQARQALRGERAGQTLETRALVNEAYLRLVEAGRVDWHGRAHFLAIAAEVMRRVLVECARRRQRHKRGGEWTRVTLDESLVIEREGVTDLVALDEALEWLRQFKPRKARVVVLRFFGGLTIEETAAALGISTDTVKTDWQTARLWLAERLGGKEAHHESSAL from the coding sequence ATGCTGACCGAAACCCCGCGAGCAGAGGCCGCGCCCGGCGCGGTGACGCAATTGCTGTTGCAATGGCACAACGGTGATCAAGCCGCCTTCGACCAACTCTTCCCGCTGGTTTACGAAGACTTGCGGCGGCAGGCGCGGCAGGCGTTGCGCGGCGAGCGGGCCGGGCAGACGCTGGAAACGCGCGCGCTGGTCAACGAGGCCTATCTGCGGCTGGTCGAGGCCGGGCGCGTGGATTGGCATGGGCGCGCGCACTTTTTGGCGATTGCGGCGGAGGTGATGCGGCGCGTGTTGGTGGAATGCGCGCGCCGCCGCCAGCGCCACAAACGCGGCGGCGAATGGACGCGCGTGACCCTGGATGAGTCGCTGGTGATCGAACGCGAAGGCGTGACCGATTTGGTGGCGCTGGATGAAGCGCTCGAATGGCTGCGGCAGTTCAAGCCGCGCAAAGCCCGGGTCGTCGTGTTGCGTTTCTTTGGCGGGCTGACCATCGAAGAGACAGCGGCGGCCTTGGGGATTTCGACCGATACGGTCAAAACCGATTGGCAGACGGCGCGTTTGTGGCTGGCCGAACGGCTGGGCGGAAAGGAGGCACATCATGAATCAAGCGCGCTTTGA
- a CDS encoding serine/threonine protein kinase: MNQARFDRIDALLEGALAVEPAARAAWLKEACGTDETLRCEVAALLSLQAVAAQLPERADLTGAFVEEAAAFTGQQISHYRIEERLGVGGMGEVWRAWDERLKRAVALKFLPAGFNADPERVRRFEVEANAASQLNHPNIITIYEIGAAASEAGGAHFIATEYVEGQTLRQWLTDPETKQSRRLSVMQTLDCATQIASALKAAHAAWIVHRDIKPENIMVRSDGLVKVLDFGIAKLNERDEGGGLRDESSRPIHPSSFIPHPSLTAAGTILGTASYMSPEQARGATLDGRTDVFSLGLVLYEMVTGARLLAGAPLVEAADVLRGAQEPLSAQLKFEHAPKELERIIRKALRRERAERYATAGELLDELNKLKQRLANRTSRRLVGLGALALLLATLFVVGTARLSIHEMWEEQVLRDGHTAAARRAVFSPDGRLLVSVGEDKQVIVWDFAKRERLATFNDHTDWVAAVAFSPDGKWFATGSADQTVIVWDAVKLQKEAVLRGHRGRVVSVAFSPDGQVLVSADAADDSLGQATLLWRVGSWEKYAQIPAGAADANSPLFSAGGKRLIYHRDSSQDHLPNTWDMATGQPLGDEFDSAWAGNNAALSPASAWLISITAQGEVIFADFKRRRLLGRFEAHQDNGRAVAISPNGRLAATGAENIILWDAVTRRKITTIDYPSIVWSAAFSPDGRWLVSTHGDGGIRVWDVVERRRAVGFNEHDGPVRAVAWARTGKRCASAGEDRSVMVWNAESQRREMLLFGHATRVVGLAFAPDGATLASVDRDGTVIIWELAQQRERLRFAHPQNEGDAAANCLTISPDGRWLATSHGVYDSATGRQLADFQLKGPWLSANAIYGLAFSADGLRLATANSNGRVVVLDTTTWSQVEKADFTPRSFISVGFAPDGKQLVTGEDGKLVQLWTTQPLHPTEVIGKHDARIKSVAFSPDGKQVVSAGDDKAIALWDVAGRRLVTRIGLHTAPVYAVAFSPDGKQLLSGEHDHSVRLYTRQRTLWGMNWD, translated from the coding sequence ATGAATCAAGCGCGCTTTGACCGGATTGATGCTTTGTTGGAAGGCGCGCTGGCCGTTGAACCGGCGGCGCGCGCGGCTTGGTTGAAAGAAGCCTGCGGCACTGACGAAACGCTGCGCTGTGAGGTCGCAGCCTTGCTCAGTCTGCAAGCTGTGGCGGCGCAACTGCCGGAGCGCGCCGATCTGACCGGCGCATTCGTCGAAGAGGCGGCGGCCTTCACCGGTCAGCAGATTAGCCATTACCGTATCGAAGAGCGCCTGGGCGTGGGCGGGATGGGCGAAGTCTGGCGCGCGTGGGATGAGCGGCTCAAACGCGCGGTGGCGCTCAAATTCCTGCCCGCCGGGTTCAATGCCGACCCGGAGCGCGTGCGGCGCTTTGAGGTGGAAGCCAATGCCGCCTCGCAACTCAACCATCCGAACATCATCACCATTTACGAAATCGGCGCGGCTGCCAGTGAAGCGGGCGGCGCGCATTTCATCGCCACCGAATACGTCGAAGGCCAGACGCTGCGGCAGTGGCTGACCGATCCTGAAACCAAACAGTCGCGCCGCTTGAGCGTCATGCAAACGCTCGATTGCGCCACGCAAATCGCCAGCGCGCTCAAAGCCGCGCACGCCGCCTGGATCGTGCACCGCGACATCAAGCCCGAAAACATCATGGTGCGCTCGGATGGGCTAGTGAAGGTGCTCGATTTCGGCATCGCCAAGCTGAATGAAAGGGATGAGGGCGGAGGACTGAGGGATGAAAGCAGCCGTCCGATTCATCCTTCATCCTTCATCCCTCATCCCTCACTCACCGCGGCGGGGACGATTTTGGGCACGGCCAGTTATATGTCGCCCGAACAGGCGCGCGGCGCAACGCTGGATGGACGCACGGATGTTTTCTCGCTGGGCTTGGTGCTTTACGAAATGGTGACAGGCGCGCGCTTGCTCGCCGGGGCGCCGCTGGTCGAAGCGGCGGATGTTTTGCGCGGTGCGCAGGAGCCATTGTCAGCGCAACTGAAATTCGAGCACGCGCCGAAAGAACTCGAACGCATCATCCGCAAGGCGCTGCGGCGTGAGCGCGCGGAACGCTACGCCACGGCGGGCGAGTTGCTGGACGAGCTGAACAAATTGAAACAGCGGCTGGCCAACCGCACCAGCCGCCGCCTAGTCGGGTTGGGCGCGCTGGCGTTGTTGTTGGCTACGCTATTTGTGGTGGGGACAGCGCGGCTTTCGATCCATGAAATGTGGGAAGAACAGGTGTTGCGCGACGGGCACACGGCGGCGGCGCGGCGCGCGGTCTTTTCGCCGGATGGGCGTTTGCTGGTTTCAGTTGGTGAAGACAAGCAAGTGATCGTCTGGGATTTTGCGAAGCGCGAACGGCTGGCGACCTTCAACGATCACACCGACTGGGTGGCGGCGGTCGCTTTCTCGCCGGACGGGAAATGGTTTGCGACAGGGAGCGCTGACCAGACGGTGATTGTTTGGGACGCCGTCAAACTACAGAAAGAGGCAGTGCTGCGCGGGCATCGTGGCAGAGTGGTCAGCGTAGCTTTCTCGCCGGATGGGCAAGTGCTGGTTTCCGCCGATGCTGCTGACGATTCACTGGGTCAAGCCACGCTGCTGTGGCGCGTGGGGAGTTGGGAAAAATATGCGCAGATTCCGGCTGGTGCTGCTGACGCTAATTCGCCGCTGTTTAGTGCTGGCGGCAAGCGGCTGATCTATCACCGCGATAGTTCGCAAGATCACCTGCCAAATACCTGGGACATGGCGACAGGGCAACCGCTGGGCGATGAGTTCGATTCGGCCTGGGCTGGCAACAACGCCGCGCTCTCGCCCGCTAGCGCGTGGCTGATCAGCATAACCGCTCAGGGTGAAGTCATCTTTGCCGACTTCAAACGGCGGCGGTTGCTGGGCCGCTTCGAAGCGCATCAGGACAACGGACGCGCGGTTGCCATTTCGCCCAATGGGCGGCTGGCGGCAACGGGCGCCGAAAACATCATTCTGTGGGATGCGGTGACGCGGCGGAAGATCACGACGATTGATTACCCGTCCATTGTTTGGAGCGCGGCGTTTTCGCCCGACGGACGCTGGCTGGTTTCGACGCACGGCGACGGCGGGATTCGGGTTTGGGACGTGGTGGAGCGGCGGCGCGCCGTCGGTTTCAACGAACACGACGGCCCGGTGCGCGCCGTGGCCTGGGCGCGCACCGGCAAACGCTGCGCTTCGGCGGGCGAAGATCGTTCGGTGATGGTTTGGAATGCGGAAAGCCAGCGCCGCGAGATGTTGCTCTTCGGTCATGCCACGCGCGTCGTGGGCCTGGCTTTCGCGCCGGATGGCGCAACGTTGGCTTCGGTTGACCGCGACGGAACAGTGATTATTTGGGAACTGGCGCAGCAGCGCGAACGGCTGCGGTTCGCGCATCCGCAGAATGAAGGAGATGCTGCCGCCAACTGTCTGACGATTTCGCCGGATGGCCGCTGGTTGGCAACTTCGCACGGAGTTTATGACAGCGCCACTGGTCGGCAGTTGGCGGATTTTCAACTCAAGGGGCCTTGGCTCAGCGCAAACGCAATTTATGGCCTGGCCTTTTCCGCCGATGGTTTGCGGCTGGCGACGGCCAATTCAAATGGCCGTGTCGTCGTGCTCGATACCACGACCTGGAGCCAGGTTGAAAAGGCCGACTTCACTCCGCGTTCGTTCATCAGTGTCGGGTTTGCGCCTGACGGCAAACAATTGGTGACCGGTGAAGATGGCAAGCTCGTGCAGTTGTGGACGACGCAGCCGCTGCATCCAACCGAAGTCATTGGCAAACACGACGCGCGCATCAAATCGGTCGCCTTCTCGCCCGACGGCAAGCAGGTCGTTTCGGCAGGCGATGACAAAGCAATTGCGCTGTGGGATGTCGCCGGGCGTCGGCTGGTGACGCGTATCGGGCTGCACACCGCGCCGGTTTATGCGGTGGCCTTTTCACCGGATGGCAAACAGTTGCTTTCCGGCGAGCACGATCATTCGGTGCGGCTTTACACGCGCCAGCGCACGTTGTGGGGGATGAATTGGGATTGA
- a CDS encoding NAD-dependent epimerase/dehydratase family protein produces MKYFITGATGFIGGHVARQLAAAGHHVTALVRNSAQAQDLAQLGLQLAPGDITDKESMRAPMTGVDGVFHLAAWYKVGARDKAAAKKINVGGTRNVLELMRELGIPKGVYTSTLAVNSDTHGQIVDEAYRFNGAHLSEYDRTKWQAHYAVALPLIAAGLPLVIVQPGVNYGPGDTSAIGNALRDYLRGRLPLVPDQVAYCWAHVADTARGHLLAMEKGRVGESYIIAGPPCTLVDALQLAEQITGIKAPRLKGSPGMLRVLAGMMGVMEKLVPVPENFASETLRVSAGATYLGSSAKAERELGFQARPLAEGLRETLAYEMKALGLAERN; encoded by the coding sequence ATGAAATACTTCATCACCGGCGCAACCGGGTTCATCGGCGGCCACGTCGCGCGCCAACTCGCCGCCGCCGGACACCACGTCACCGCGCTCGTCCGCAACTCCGCCCAAGCGCAAGACCTGGCCCAACTCGGCCTGCAACTCGCGCCCGGCGACATCACCGATAAAGAAAGCATGCGCGCGCCCATGACCGGCGTGGACGGCGTCTTTCACCTCGCCGCCTGGTACAAAGTCGGCGCGCGCGACAAAGCCGCCGCCAAAAAGATCAACGTCGGCGGCACCCGCAACGTGCTCGAACTCATGCGCGAACTCGGCATTCCCAAAGGCGTATACACCAGCACCCTCGCCGTCAACTCCGACACGCACGGCCAAATCGTAGACGAAGCGTACCGCTTCAATGGCGCGCACCTCAGCGAATACGACCGCACCAAGTGGCAAGCGCATTACGCAGTCGCGCTGCCGCTGATCGCAGCGGGGCTGCCGCTGGTCATCGTGCAACCCGGCGTCAATTACGGCCCCGGCGACACCAGCGCCATCGGCAACGCCTTGCGCGATTACCTGCGCGGACGCCTGCCCCTCGTGCCCGACCAAGTCGCCTATTGCTGGGCCCACGTCGCCGACACCGCGCGCGGCCACTTGCTGGCCATGGAAAAAGGCCGCGTCGGTGAGAGCTACATCATCGCCGGGCCGCCGTGTACGTTGGTGGATGCGCTGCAACTGGCCGAACAAATCACCGGTATCAAAGCGCCGCGTTTGAAAGGCTCGCCGGGCATGTTGCGGGTGCTGGCGGGGATGATGGGCGTAATGGAAAAGCTCGTGCCGGTGCCGGAAAACTTTGCCTCTGAAACCTTGCGCGTTTCGGCGGGCGCGACCTATCTGGGCAGCAGCGCGAAGGCGGAACGCGAGTTGGGCTTTCAGGCGCGGCCGCTGGCGGAGGGGCTGCGCGAGACGCTGGCTTATGAGATGAAGGCACTGGGGTTGGCTGAGCGGAACTGA
- a CDS encoding TonB-dependent receptor has translation MKISARRTLFLLWLAVIVGGLWLSPVTPAYAQNATGAINGMVTDPNEAVVAGAKVSATHRATGAVRKLTSNTEGGFIFESLIPGEYEVKVEAQGFTSQLQVLTVQVGVTVSGKFTLTVGGANQTVEVVGGGAPILNTSDSGLGGIVTQKQIESLPLNGRSFLSVASLEPGVSVTYQATSGVLNQNDFFQVGVGGAPSYMTTISVDGARANDRITGGTSQNFSSETVQEFQISTIGFDLSTGTVSAGAVNVISRGGGNAYHGSSFLFFRDHNLAAFSALSRPCTGLATDSPLCATSARKRLEDPFFVRRQYGGTFGGPVIKNKLFFFTNYERSDQVGAQQVRFTDPLLFGYNHVAKVPFDQHLIGVRLDYNVTQKHTAFMRGNIDKNDSISGGGMESNWIGSSNYSYQTQFGLTSVLSPRRVNDFRFAYSYFRNRLFPPSQKDCEALAGDPRYCIGVGSTLISFFGGLSIGNNANVPQDRHPRTYQFTDNVSWTQGTHRIRFGGNWEHIFSAGSWNRNFAGTFGVFSPTTIAASNPTLYATLPASLKLGYTGPVATFAELLQLPMTGALTIGIGDPIQPVKQNFNKLARNNLIRFYAQDGWQIKPKLTLNYGLAWSWEDNIVYHDYERSPYLVALGLKSTKVPQDLNNFDPAFGFAWALNDKTVMRGSASLHHTSANRSYLKLQDEILNGPAGIGLTSSSSSALGNPKLGAGTTCNPAVTGTCINFATVLPTNLTGGEMLAYLPTLRGILEAQQARFNGTDLSIRNIDVRKQAPTYLTEAVFDEHFRTPYTMHFNAGVQRQVMHNLSVSADFVMRRGVKFGAYEGYMEDINRWNRFSSYSITPATGVAAPVRNPVLPVCSQAQALDPKALCSTNIIYYGNPSILSRYTALQVKVDKRFSQGFMLTAAYALQRYTTYLPLNGATPNSFNDSAQNFGLSGASPKQQFSFSAIWDLPDTKSSNKLLKGVLNNWQLSTIWQMRSRDINTVQLGTFDTDGDGTFAFLLPGSKINAFGRGQGASDIRKLVDAYNTTFAAPKDTPLQQIGTANRDKVGAAYPYIVLPDNFSSGDSFIAHDLRVTRSIPIREKVRLNLIAEGFNIFNIANLGGFSGSLASAAYIRPTANAAGAITAAGRNNPNNTFGQATSRVSPIFGTGGPRAFQFAARLSF, from the coding sequence ATGAAAATTTCCGCTCGTCGCACGCTCTTTCTGCTTTGGCTTGCAGTGATTGTTGGGGGACTGTGGTTGAGTCCCGTGACGCCGGCTTATGCCCAAAACGCCACCGGCGCGATCAACGGCATGGTTACCGATCCGAATGAAGCCGTGGTCGCGGGCGCCAAGGTCAGCGCCACGCATCGTGCCACCGGCGCAGTACGCAAGCTCACTTCCAATACCGAGGGCGGCTTTATCTTCGAGAGCCTGATCCCCGGCGAATACGAGGTGAAGGTGGAGGCGCAGGGCTTCACTTCGCAATTGCAAGTGCTGACCGTGCAGGTTGGCGTGACGGTTTCCGGCAAATTCACGCTGACGGTGGGCGGGGCGAATCAGACCGTCGAAGTCGTGGGCGGCGGCGCGCCGATTTTGAATACTTCGGATTCCGGCTTGGGTGGGATCGTGACGCAGAAGCAGATTGAAAGCCTGCCACTCAACGGGCGCAGTTTTCTTTCGGTCGCCAGTTTGGAACCCGGCGTTTCGGTGACATATCAGGCGACTTCGGGTGTGCTCAATCAGAATGACTTTTTCCAAGTGGGCGTGGGCGGCGCGCCTTCATACATGACCACGATTTCGGTGGATGGCGCGCGCGCGAATGACCGCATCACGGGCGGCACCTCGCAAAACTTCTCGTCTGAAACGGTGCAGGAATTTCAAATCAGCACCATCGGCTTCGATCTCTCGACGGGCACAGTGTCGGCGGGTGCGGTCAACGTCATTTCACGCGGTGGCGGCAATGCCTATCACGGCAGTTCATTTCTGTTTTTCCGCGATCACAATCTGGCGGCCTTTTCGGCGTTGAGCCGTCCCTGCACGGGCCTGGCGACGGATAGTCCGTTGTGCGCCACCAGCGCGCGCAAACGGCTCGAAGACCCCTTCTTTGTGCGGCGGCAATATGGTGGAACGTTCGGCGGGCCGGTCATCAAGAACAAGCTCTTTTTCTTTACCAACTACGAACGCAGCGATCAAGTGGGCGCGCAACAGGTCAGGTTCACCGACCCGCTGCTGTTCGGTTACAACCACGTGGCGAAGGTGCCTTTCGATCAACATCTGATCGGCGTGCGCCTTGACTACAACGTGACGCAAAAACACACCGCCTTCATGCGCGGCAACATTGACAAGAATGACAGCATTTCGGGCGGCGGCATGGAATCGAACTGGATCGGTTCGAGCAACTATTCCTATCAAACGCAATTCGGGTTGACGAGCGTTCTCAGCCCCAGACGCGTCAACGATTTTCGCTTTGCGTATTCCTACTTTCGCAACCGGCTCTTTCCACCCTCGCAAAAAGATTGCGAGGCGCTGGCGGGCGATCCGCGTTATTGCATCGGTGTCGGCAGTACGCTGATCTCGTTCTTTGGCGGTTTGAGCATTGGCAATAACGCTAACGTTCCGCAAGACCGCCATCCGCGCACCTACCAATTCACCGACAACGTGAGCTGGACGCAGGGCACGCACCGCATCCGCTTCGGCGGCAACTGGGAACACATTTTCAGCGCGGGCAGTTGGAACCGGAATTTTGCCGGGACGTTTGGCGTCTTCAGCCCGACGACGATTGCGGCCTCGAATCCGACGTTGTATGCCACGCTGCCCGCCAGTTTGAAGCTGGGCTACACCGGCCCGGTGGCGACCTTCGCTGAATTGCTGCAACTGCCAATGACGGGCGCGTTGACCATTGGTATTGGCGATCCGATTCAGCCGGTCAAACAAAATTTCAACAAACTGGCGCGCAACAACCTGATTCGTTTTTACGCGCAGGATGGCTGGCAGATCAAACCGAAGCTCACGCTCAATTACGGCTTGGCCTGGTCGTGGGAAGACAACATCGTTTACCACGATTACGAGCGTTCGCCCTATCTGGTGGCACTAGGGCTGAAGTCCACCAAAGTGCCGCAGGATTTGAATAACTTTGATCCGGCTTTCGGTTTCGCCTGGGCGCTCAACGATAAGACAGTCATGCGCGGCAGCGCCTCGCTGCACCACACGTCAGCCAACCGCAGCTATCTGAAATTGCAGGATGAAATCCTGAACGGCCCGGCGGGCATCGGCCTGACGTCGTCCAGTTCGTCGGCGTTGGGCAATCCCAAGCTGGGCGCGGGCACAACCTGCAACCCGGCGGTGACGGGCACGTGTATCAACTTTGCGACGGTGTTGCCGACCAATCTGACCGGCGGGGAGATGCTGGCCTACCTGCCAACCTTGCGCGGCATTTTGGAAGCGCAACAGGCACGCTTTAATGGCACGGATTTGTCCATCCGCAACATTGACGTGCGCAAACAGGCACCGACCTATTTGACCGAAGCCGTCTTTGACGAACACTTCCGCACGCCCTACACGATGCATTTCAACGCGGGCGTGCAGCGGCAAGTCATGCACAACCTATCTGTCTCGGCGGATTTTGTGATGCGCCGGGGCGTCAAGTTCGGCGCTTACGAAGGCTATATGGAAGACATCAACCGCTGGAACCGCTTCAGCAGTTACTCGATCACGCCCGCGACCGGCGTGGCCGCGCCCGTCCGCAATCCGGTGTTGCCCGTTTGCTCACAGGCGCAAGCGCTCGATCCGAAGGCGCTCTGCTCGACCAACATCATCTATTACGGCAACCCCAGCATTCTCTCGCGCTACACGGCCTTGCAGGTCAAAGTGGACAAGCGATTTTCGCAAGGCTTCATGCTGACGGCGGCTTACGCCTTGCAGCGTTACACGACCTACTTGCCGCTGAATGGGGCGACGCCGAACAGCTTCAACGATTCGGCACAGAATTTCGGCCTCAGCGGCGCCAGCCCGAAACAGCAGTTTTCGTTCAGCGCCATCTGGGATTTGCCGGACACCAAGAGCAGCAACAAACTGCTGAAGGGGGTGTTGAACAATTGGCAACTCTCGACAATTTGGCAAATGCGCAGCCGTGACATCAACACCGTGCAACTCGGCACCTTTGACACAGACGGCGACGGCACCTTTGCCTTCCTGCTGCCGGGCAGCAAGATCAATGCATTCGGGCGCGGGCAGGGCGCCAGCGACATTCGCAAACTGGTGGATGCCTATAACACGACCTTCGCCGCACCAAAGGACACGCCACTGCAACAGATTGGGACGGCGAATCGTGACAAGGTGGGCGCGGCTTATCCTTACATCGTGTTGCCGGATAATTTTTCCTCTGGCGACAGCTTCATCGCGCACGACTTGCGTGTCACGCGCTCGATTCCCATCCGCGAAAAGGTGCGGCTCAACCTGATTGCGGAAGGCTTCAACATCTTCAACATCGCCAATCTGGGCGGCTTCAGCGGTTCGCTGGCGAGCGCGGCCTACATTCGCCCGACCGCGAATGCAGCGGGCGCGATCACCGCCGCTGGCCGTAACAATCCGAATAATACTTTCGGACAAGCGACCTCGCGCGTCAGCCCGATTTTCGGAACGGGCGGCCCGCGCGCATTCCAATTTGCAGCACGGCTTAGTTTCTAA
- a CDS encoding alpha/beta hydrolase, which yields MKVSLNLLKLPALICALLILPVYASAQDEFVRFAGTTCTTTPYLHCPDSECSGSIVINQGNVVEMKTRRTYFLDYPCDLKKGEKVTFILSLHGGGSYGNWQRNYFPLMDYVNKYRLVVATPNAPTRAWSEADDTYLHNIVNFVIEQLGRENIKAFWLSGHSQGGMTSNRIIRTDFFKDKVDGWLSLSGGRLGGNPGRSATFAPAGLPGATPPAAAATRPAPGGATPAANAPMMAAMAALREPPAADFSFIYETGQREVDEKGVPETSDWAKKYACGPRRAPMEVVDTKAGYVYDSTRLNQLRPGWGLLPAPGKAQVSVFPDCKEGRVVADVVRLDKGHTEGLEPKITEELIKLMLTAKGGKLQQAP from the coding sequence ATGAAAGTGTCGTTGAATTTGCTCAAACTGCCGGCCTTGATCTGTGCTCTGCTGATCTTGCCGGTCTATGCCAGCGCGCAAGATGAATTCGTGCGCTTTGCGGGCACGACCTGCACCACGACGCCATACCTGCACTGTCCCGACAGCGAATGCTCAGGGTCTATCGTGATCAATCAGGGGAATGTGGTGGAGATGAAGACGCGCCGCACTTACTTCCTGGATTATCCGTGCGATCTGAAGAAGGGCGAGAAAGTCACCTTCATTCTCAGCCTGCACGGCGGCGGTTCGTATGGCAACTGGCAGCGCAACTATTTCCCGCTCATGGATTACGTGAACAAGTATCGCCTGGTCGTCGCCACGCCCAACGCGCCGACGCGCGCGTGGTCAGAGGCGGACGACACCTATCTGCACAACATCGTCAACTTCGTCATCGAACAGCTTGGCCGCGAGAACATCAAAGCCTTCTGGCTCTCCGGGCATTCGCAAGGCGGGATGACTTCCAACCGCATCATCCGCACCGACTTTTTCAAAGACAAAGTGGACGGCTGGCTTAGCTTGTCCGGCGGGCGTTTGGGCGGCAACCCCGGCCGTTCGGCAACCTTCGCACCGGCTGGCTTGCCGGGCGCGACGCCCCCCGCAGCGGCGGCCACGCGTCCCGCTCCCGGTGGCGCCACTCCCGCCGCGAATGCGCCGATGATGGCGGCAATGGCGGCTTTGCGCGAGCCGCCAGCGGCTGACTTCTCGTTTATTTACGAGACGGGGCAGCGCGAAGTGGATGAGAAAGGCGTGCCCGAAACTTCGGATTGGGCGAAGAAGTATGCCTGCGGCCCGCGCCGCGCACCGATGGAAGTGGTGGATACCAAAGCGGGCTATGTGTATGACAGTACCCGGCTCAATCAATTGCGCCCCGGTTGGGGGCTGTTGCCCGCGCCCGGGAAAGCGCAGGTCTCTGTCTTTCCCGATTGCAAGGAGGGCCGCGTCGTCGCCGATGTCGTGCGCCTCGACAAAGGCCACACCGAAGGGCTGGAACCGAAAATCACCGAAGAGTTAATCAAGCTGATGCTCACGGCTAAAGGCGGCAAGTTGCAACAAGCCCCTTAG
- a CDS encoding sigma-70 family RNA polymerase sigma factor has protein sequence MEISDDQIIERTLAGETDAFGLLVQRWERPIYGLSLRMLGRDEDARDVCQETFLAAFRNLGKFRGDAKFSSWIYRIALNACHSKLRKHGGVREYSLDTEDADGRKFELPDWGAEESTDRLQRDERAVLVRRALQALPAEMRQVLIMKEYHEMTFAEIAEVLQIPVSTVKSRLYTGLQQMRARLDKLRRAI, from the coding sequence ATGGAAATCAGCGACGATCAGATCATCGAACGCACACTGGCAGGGGAAACTGATGCGTTCGGTCTGTTGGTGCAACGCTGGGAACGCCCGATTTATGGGTTGTCCCTGCGTATGCTGGGGCGTGATGAGGACGCGCGCGATGTCTGCCAGGAAACCTTTCTGGCGGCGTTCCGCAATCTAGGCAAGTTTCGCGGCGACGCCAAATTCTCATCGTGGATTTATCGCATCGCGCTCAATGCCTGTCATTCCAAGTTACGCAAACATGGCGGCGTGCGCGAATATTCGCTCGACACGGAGGATGCGGACGGGCGCAAATTTGAATTGCCCGACTGGGGCGCCGAGGAAAGCACAGATCGTTTGCAGCGTGACGAACGGGCCGTGCTGGTGCGCCGGGCGTTGCAAGCGCTGCCGGCTGAGATGCGGCAGGTGTTAATCATGAAGGAATATCACGAAATGACCTTTGCTGAGATTGCCGAGGTCTTGCAAATTCCGGTGAGCACGGTTAAATCACGGCTCTATACCGGATTGCAACAGATGCGGGCGCGGCTCGATAAATTGCGCCGCGCGATTTGA